In Desulfosediminicola ganghwensis, a single window of DNA contains:
- a CDS encoding TRAP transporter substrate-binding protein, which yields MMYPVKHFKKAMCTLVALSMFALTGPAGVEAGSVKMKFSHQNNVYDADQLLAETFKQLLEERTDGGIKVAIYPGTLTTSEEEAMEFVKSGTVDVDTNSAGHLAGFYKDIQFLQLPYLFKSPAHYKVARQSGVIKEILAELEKATGLIALGIYSDCNGFAIASTKPIKSIQDAKGTKLRCMQNPLFVDIYSEFGFTVTPTDWGELYTSLQTGLVEADDLGVYCNNIFKMSEVVSNYAILRQMWTQKVVFISPKTWAKLSGEQQELVRSVANDAIELTDAWQYAREQEAIEKVQAAGGTVTYPDTAPFKAASEKVYEKWFASNPHWKAWYDQIQFLDPDARMPKAYEIK from the coding sequence ATGATGTACCCTGTCAAACATTTCAAGAAGGCCATGTGCACTCTGGTGGCCCTGTCGATGTTCGCGCTGACTGGCCCAGCTGGCGTGGAAGCCGGTTCCGTAAAAATGAAATTTTCTCATCAGAACAACGTCTATGATGCTGATCAGTTACTGGCCGAGACCTTCAAGCAGCTGCTGGAAGAGCGAACCGACGGTGGGATTAAAGTCGCTATTTATCCGGGAACCCTGACCACCAGCGAAGAAGAGGCGATGGAATTCGTCAAATCCGGAACTGTCGATGTTGATACCAACTCAGCCGGACACCTTGCAGGATTTTATAAAGATATTCAATTTCTGCAGCTGCCCTACCTATTCAAAAGTCCAGCCCATTATAAAGTGGCCAGGCAGTCAGGGGTTATCAAAGAGATACTCGCTGAGCTTGAAAAGGCAACGGGGTTGATTGCTCTCGGTATCTATTCAGACTGTAACGGTTTTGCCATTGCCAGCACCAAGCCGATTAAGAGCATCCAGGATGCGAAGGGAACAAAACTGCGTTGTATGCAGAATCCTCTCTTTGTGGATATCTACAGCGAGTTCGGGTTTACCGTTACCCCCACAGACTGGGGTGAACTCTACACTTCCCTGCAGACTGGCCTGGTGGAGGCAGACGACCTCGGCGTGTATTGTAACAACATCTTCAAGATGAGTGAGGTGGTAAGTAATTATGCAATCCTCCGTCAGATGTGGACGCAGAAAGTCGTCTTCATCTCTCCAAAGACCTGGGCCAAGCTCTCTGGAGAACAACAGGAGCTGGTACGCTCCGTAGCCAATGATGCGATTGAACTCACCGATGCATGGCAATACGCTCGGGAGCAGGAGGCCATCGAAAAGGTACAAGCTGCAGGCGGTACCGTGACATATCCGGATACTGCCCCGTTTAAAGCGGCTTCTGAGAAAGTTTACGAAAAGTGGTTTGCGAGTAATCCGCACTGGAAAGCCTGGTACGATCAGATCCAGTTTCTTGATCCTGATGCGAGAATGCCAAAAGCATACGAAATCAAATAG